The proteins below come from a single Plantactinospora sp. KBS50 genomic window:
- a CDS encoding VWA domain-containing protein: MVDAPPARVMAQRPRPLPVLILADVSGSMADDGKIGVLNQAVATMIRAFAAEDSLRGELWAGVVTFGGRGATLHHPLAPASEVRWQDMSAAGRTPLGAALDVVTDLLADDAFVPRRAFRPTLVLVSDGIPTDQWQQPLVRLLASERGAKALRLAVGVGQEMDGEAFAVLDAFIDNPLIKVGRADEVHELTRYFDWVTATVTTQVRSGRITNDDLMGFMN; encoded by the coding sequence GTGGTCGACGCACCGCCCGCCCGGGTAATGGCCCAACGCCCCCGCCCGCTGCCCGTACTGATTCTGGCCGATGTCAGCGGCAGCATGGCGGATGACGGGAAGATCGGCGTCCTCAACCAGGCCGTCGCGACGATGATCCGGGCCTTCGCCGCCGAAGATTCCCTGCGGGGGGAGCTCTGGGCGGGTGTGGTCACCTTCGGCGGTCGCGGCGCGACCCTGCACCATCCGCTGGCACCGGCGAGTGAGGTGCGCTGGCAGGACATGTCGGCGGCCGGGCGGACTCCTCTCGGCGCGGCGCTCGACGTGGTGACCGACCTCCTCGCCGACGACGCCTTCGTGCCCCGCCGGGCGTTCCGGCCGACGCTCGTCCTCGTCTCCGACGGAATTCCCACCGATCAGTGGCAGCAGCCATTGGTGCGCTTGCTCGCCTCCGAGCGGGGCGCCAAGGCGCTCCGCCTGGCGGTCGGCGTCGGTCAGGAGATGGACGGCGAAGCGTTCGCGGTGCTGGACGCCTTCATCGACAACCCGCTGATCAAGGTGGGCCGGGCGGACGAGGTGCATGAGCTGACGCGGTACTTCGACTGGGTCACCGCCACCGTGACGACCCAGGTACGCAGCGGCCGGATCACCAACGATGACCTGATGGGCTTCATGAACTGA
- the ltrA gene encoding group II intron reverse transcriptase/maturase, with the protein MAEQQSPGKPFEISKMEVWWAWEKVRDNKGAAGIDGQSIADFEQDVQNNLYKIWNRMSSGSYFPPPVKAVEIPKAGGTRTLGVPSVGDRVAQTVVAARLEARMEQIFHRDSYGYRPGRSALQAVERTKERCWRMNWVVDMDIAKFFDSVPWDLVVKAVEANTDQPWIILYVKRWLAAPMVTADGTVIRRERGTPQGSAVSPALANLFLHYALDAWLARTFPDVEFARYVDDAVVHCRTEARAVQVRDAIAERMRQVGLQLHPDKTRIVYCQDSNRRGSYEHTSFTFLGFTFRQRGARNRRGQTFNGFLPARSDAAQMKMNATVRSWKLHYKTNLTLADLARWINPIVRGWMQYYGAFYRSKLHPLLERINAYLMRFLRRKLKRLRSKKKALQHWRRTVEKRRSLFAHWRWVTSLSTVW; encoded by the coding sequence GTGGCCGAGCAGCAGTCACCAGGCAAGCCGTTCGAGATCTCCAAGATGGAGGTCTGGTGGGCGTGGGAGAAGGTCAGGGACAACAAGGGTGCCGCTGGGATCGACGGACAGTCGATCGCCGATTTTGAGCAGGATGTGCAGAACAACCTGTACAAGATCTGGAATCGGATGTCGTCGGGGAGCTACTTTCCCCCGCCGGTCAAAGCGGTGGAGATCCCCAAGGCCGGGGGCACCAGGACGTTGGGGGTGCCGTCGGTGGGGGACCGGGTAGCGCAGACCGTGGTCGCGGCGAGGCTGGAAGCGCGGATGGAGCAGATCTTCCACCGCGACTCCTACGGCTATCGTCCTGGCAGGTCGGCGCTGCAAGCAGTCGAGCGGACCAAGGAACGCTGCTGGCGGATGAACTGGGTGGTGGACATGGACATCGCTAAGTTCTTCGACAGCGTCCCGTGGGATCTCGTGGTCAAAGCCGTGGAGGCCAACACCGACCAGCCGTGGATCATCTTGTATGTGAAGCGGTGGCTGGCCGCGCCGATGGTCACCGCGGACGGGACCGTGATCCGTCGGGAGCGGGGAACCCCGCAGGGTTCTGCGGTATCACCCGCGCTGGCGAACCTGTTTCTGCACTACGCGCTGGATGCGTGGCTGGCACGGACGTTCCCGGACGTCGAGTTCGCCCGCTACGTCGACGACGCGGTGGTGCACTGTCGCACCGAGGCCCGTGCCGTCCAGGTGCGGGACGCGATCGCCGAGCGGATGCGGCAGGTGGGCCTGCAACTGCATCCGGACAAGACCCGGATCGTCTACTGCCAGGACAGCAACCGGCGAGGCTCGTATGAGCACACATCGTTCACGTTCCTCGGTTTCACATTTCGGCAGCGTGGAGCACGTAACCGGCGGGGCCAGACCTTCAACGGGTTCCTACCGGCGCGCAGCGACGCGGCCCAGATGAAGATGAACGCGACGGTGCGCTCGTGGAAGCTGCACTACAAGACGAACTTGACCCTTGCCGATCTCGCGCGCTGGATCAACCCGATCGTGCGGGGTTGGATGCAGTACTACGGAGCGTTCTACCGCTCCAAACTGCACCCGCTCCTGGAACGCATCAACGCCTACCTGATGCGCTTCCTCCGTCGGAAGCTCAAACGGCTGCGGAGCAAGAAGAAGGCCCTCCAGCACTGGCGACGAACCGTCGAGAAGCGACGGAGCCTGTTCGCCCACTGGAGATGGGTCACCTCGCTCTCCACCGTCTGGTGA
- a CDS encoding IS3 family transposase (programmed frameshift) has translation MVVAQDGVMSRGKGPRSGGPRARRSFTPGQKLELLAGYEQAVAAGEGGAFLRREGLYSSLMSEWRRARDAGLLQGKPAGETVGRPSAEQAEIARLRRELAQAQARLARTETALTIMGKAPRALGGHLQERAGRSGRVRARQALMAAYRELTSTGTTTRQAAAMTGIARSSADRDRRRPTPSRPARRTPANALTPSERGQVLRLLNSPEFVDAAPAQIYAALLDQGVYVGSIATMYRLLREHEQVRERRRQARHPARRRPELIADRPGQVYTWDITKLAGPVKGVYYDAYVMIDIYSRYIIGVRVHARESGPLAESMMREVFGTHGVPHVVHADRGTSMTSKSVADLLEDLQVTRSHSRPKTSNDNPYSEAWFKTLKYAPVFPDRFASLAQARAFMAEFVTWYNHAHRHSGIGMHTPADVHHGRHHTVRANREDTLTAARTTHPERFGATRLLPKILDLPEQVWINKPEPQPHAA, from the exons ATGGTTGTGGCTCAGGATGGGGTCATGAGTCGTGGGAAGGGTCCGCGTTCGGGTGGGCCGCGGGCACGTCGGTCGTTCACGCCGGGGCAGAAGCTGGAGTTGCTGGCCGGGTATGAGCAGGCCGTCGCGGCCGGTGAGGGCGGGGCGTTCCTGCGGCGGGAGGGCTTGTACTCGTCGTTGATGTCGGAGTGGCGCCGGGCCCGTGACGCCGGCCTGTTGCAGGGCAAACCGGCCGGGGAGACGGTCGGGCGGCCGTCGGCGGAGCAGGCGGAGATCGCCCGGCTGCGGCGGGAACTGGCGCAGGCGCAGGCGAGGCTGGCGCGGACCGAGACGGCGTTGACGATCATGGGAAAAGCGC CGAGAGCTCTTGGAGGACATCTCCAGGAGCGAGCCGGACGGTCCGGACGTGTTCGGGCTCGGCAAGCGCTGATGGCCGCCTACCGGGAGTTGACCAGCACCGGTACCACGACTCGGCAGGCGGCGGCGATGACCGGGATCGCCCGGTCCAGCGCGGACCGGGACCGGCGCCGGCCGACACCGTCGCGACCGGCCCGGCGGACGCCGGCGAACGCGCTCACCCCGAGTGAGCGCGGGCAGGTGCTGCGGCTGTTGAACAGCCCGGAGTTCGTCGACGCCGCCCCGGCGCAGATCTACGCGGCGTTGCTGGACCAGGGCGTCTACGTGGGCTCGATCGCCACCATGTATCGGCTCCTACGCGAACACGAGCAGGTCCGCGAGCGTCGCCGGCAGGCCCGGCACCCCGCCAGGCGGCGTCCCGAGTTGATCGCCGACCGGCCGGGGCAGGTCTACACCTGGGACATCACGAAGCTTGCCGGACCGGTCAAGGGTGTCTACTACGACGCCTACGTAATGATCGACATCTACTCCCGGTACATCATCGGTGTCCGCGTGCACGCCCGCGAGTCCGGACCCCTGGCGGAGTCGATGATGCGCGAGGTGTTCGGCACCCATGGTGTCCCGCACGTCGTGCACGCCGACCGGGGCACCTCGATGACCTCGAAATCGGTCGCTGACCTACTCGAAGACCTTCAGGTCACCCGCTCGCACTCCCGGCCGAAGACCTCCAACGACAACCCGTACAGCGAGGCATGGTTCAAGACGTTGAAGTACGCGCCGGTCTTCCCGGACCGGTTCGCGTCCCTGGCCCAGGCGCGGGCGTTCATGGCCGAGTTCGTGACCTGGTACAACCACGCCCACCGGCACTCCGGGATCGGCATGCACACCCCCGCCGACGTCCACCACGGCCGTCACCACACCGTCCGCGCCAACCGCGAGGACACCCTCACCGCAGCCCGCACGACGCACCCGGAACGGTTCGGCGCCACCCGGCTACTACCCAAGATCCTCGACCTGCCCGAACAGGTCTGGATCAACAAACCCGAGCCGCAACCACACGCCGCTTAA
- a CDS encoding GNAT family N-acetyltransferase, with the protein MSDAVLDDPGFPAARERFWTAALTDERYRENRVAVAERAGELIGIAMSGPPLDAVGAWAWQLYVLYVYAARHGTGAGGALLQAVIEPAESAGLWVADPNPRAQAFYRKHGFSGDGTARVEDGVREIRMVRDVQRRR; encoded by the coding sequence ATGTCGGATGCGGTGCTGGATGATCCGGGTTTCCCGGCTGCTCGGGAGCGGTTCTGGACTGCCGCTTTGACCGATGAGCGCTATCGCGAGAACCGGGTGGCTGTGGCCGAGCGGGCGGGCGAGTTGATTGGGATCGCGATGTCGGGGCCGCCGCTGGACGCTGTGGGGGCGTGGGCGTGGCAGCTGTATGTGCTCTACGTGTATGCGGCCAGGCACGGCACGGGTGCTGGGGGTGCGTTGTTGCAGGCCGTCATCGAGCCGGCGGAGTCGGCGGGGCTGTGGGTCGCCGATCCGAACCCTCGCGCGCAGGCGTTCTACCGCAAGCATGGTTTCTCTGGCGACGGGACGGCCCGGGTCGAGGACGGCGTGCGGGAGATTCGCATGGTCCGCGACGTGCAGCGCCGTCGCTGA
- a CDS encoding protein kinase translates to MSAGELRTVRTNDPNWNTNGLQIVVRTEDDQPIELTRRLGAGGQGEVWEAAGGRIAVKVLHSRDQQAAERLAARLRVVRQLDLDHLPLARPLTLLKPPHLGYTMAMLADMVALRQLVAPSGATEVLRWYTRTGGLRRRLRLLGRAAAGLSGLHARGLCYGDPSPVNVMVSAHLDREHVYLIDLDNIAVMSEVRGSAYVTPGYAAPEVLTGRLGVSSLSDAFAFGVMAFETLAVLHPFIGDLVYDGEPELEERAFAGELPWVDHPTDPANRASFGHARDLVLTPGLRALAARTFEAGLADPAARPTVGEWRTKLYEAADMTLTCAGCSGSYLGNQPACPWCSDPAPPALVARVFTQVPAQGGGAPVTGPPTQALLVQQQIQTAVSARIAMASDGDAERGVATLWFDRSGRLTVANRGDRPIWVVGPGGGPCLPVEPGHDSAIPGMASHAAWELHFGPAHEAHRLLRFDHLVRERSA, encoded by the coding sequence ATGTCTGCGGGGGAGCTGCGTACGGTGCGGACGAACGACCCGAACTGGAACACCAACGGACTTCAGATCGTCGTGCGGACGGAGGACGACCAGCCCATCGAATTGACACGCCGGCTCGGGGCCGGCGGGCAGGGTGAGGTGTGGGAGGCGGCCGGCGGCCGGATCGCCGTCAAGGTGCTGCACAGTCGCGACCAGCAGGCCGCCGAGCGGCTTGCCGCTCGACTCCGCGTGGTACGCCAACTCGATCTGGACCACCTGCCGCTGGCTCGCCCGCTGACCCTGTTGAAGCCGCCGCACCTTGGATACACCATGGCGATGCTCGCCGACATGGTGGCCCTGCGGCAGTTGGTCGCGCCCAGCGGCGCGACCGAGGTGCTCCGGTGGTACACCCGGACGGGCGGGCTGCGACGCCGGTTGCGTCTCCTCGGCCGGGCCGCGGCCGGGCTGTCCGGGCTGCACGCCAGGGGCCTGTGCTACGGCGACCCCTCGCCGGTCAACGTGATGGTCTCCGCGCACCTCGATCGCGAGCACGTCTACCTCATCGACCTGGACAACATCGCGGTCATGTCCGAGGTCCGCGGGTCCGCCTACGTCACGCCCGGGTATGCCGCGCCGGAGGTTCTCACCGGCAGGCTCGGCGTCTCCAGCCTCAGCGACGCCTTCGCGTTCGGGGTCATGGCCTTCGAAACGCTTGCGGTGCTGCACCCGTTCATCGGTGACCTCGTCTACGACGGCGAACCGGAGCTGGAGGAACGGGCGTTCGCCGGCGAGCTGCCGTGGGTGGACCATCCAACCGATCCCGCCAACCGCGCGAGCTTCGGCCATGCCCGCGACCTGGTTCTGACGCCCGGTCTGCGGGCGCTCGCGGCGCGCACGTTCGAGGCGGGGCTGGCCGACCCGGCTGCCCGTCCGACCGTGGGCGAGTGGCGCACCAAGCTGTACGAGGCAGCCGATATGACTCTCACCTGCGCCGGCTGCTCCGGCTCGTACCTGGGAAATCAGCCGGCCTGCCCCTGGTGCTCCGACCCGGCCCCGCCCGCCCTCGTGGCGCGTGTGTTCACCCAGGTGCCGGCGCAGGGCGGGGGAGCACCCGTCACCGGGCCGCCCACGCAGGCGTTGCTGGTGCAGCAGCAGATCCAGACGGCAGTGTCGGCCCGGATCGCGATGGCGTCGGACGGCGACGCGGAGCGCGGCGTGGCGACCCTGTGGTTCGACCGGTCCGGCCGGCTTACGGTGGCCAATCGTGGGGACCGTCCGATCTGGGTCGTCGGGCCGGGCGGCGGACCCTGCCTGCCGGTGGAGCCCGGCCACGACTCGGCCATTCCGGGGATGGCCTCGCACGCGGCCTGGGAGCTGCACTTCGGGCCCGCCCACGAGGCCCACCGGTTGCTCAGATTCGATCATCTGGTCCGGGAGCGGAGCGCATGA